Genomic window (Clostridia bacterium):
CCGGCAAAGAACAGCCGCGTAAACGCCCGCGCTTCGGGGTTAACGAAGGGCAGGGACTTGAGCTTCTCCTCCAGCCCCTTCCACTCCGAGAGGGGATAGAGAAACAGGCAGCGGTCCAGTCCCTTGGTCATGATAAACCTGGGCCCGAGACCCTCGCGCAACCGGGCGGGTATGATCAGCCGGCCTTTTTCGTCCAGGCTGTGCTGAAACTCCCCCAGGAACACCTCCTGCCTCCCCTCTCCACCACTTGTCCCCACTACCCTCCACCCAATACTTCAACGCCCCGGGAAAAATTCCTGCCGGCAGTAGGCAAAAAATTATAAAGAGCGCCCGCAGGCGCTCTAAGGCCCCAGTGAAAACTGCGGCTCGAGCTTCGGGCTCCGGCGGGCTCGCCGCGCAAGAACCCGTCCATGGCGCCGGCGCGGCTTCGGCCGTCCAGAGGCCTGGCGCCCGCCTCCACCCTTGCTCTCACCGAGTTCGGTGTCCAGCGAGGCTTGGCTTTAGGTACCCGGGGAGAAGGAATCGCGCAGCAGTTCCCCCGTGGCCGCGGTCAGTTCGTAGATGTGCACCGCCAGGTCCGGCTCCAGAAGTCCGGTACCGCAGCTGGGGGTGAGAATGCACTGCCGGCGGAGAAGTTCTCCGTCCAACCCTCGCTCTTCCAGCATCCTAACCCCCCCGCGCCAACGCCTGGCCAGCGAGGACGGAGTCTCCTCCCATGCCTGCGGGGAGGTGGGCACCAGACCCCAGGCCAGCACCCCGCCTGCGGCGAGGAACGGCGCCAATTCCCGGCTATGGGCCAGAAGCGGGGAGAAAAAACCGTAGGCGTCAAAGCTCAGTACGACGAAGCCTGCGGCCAGGGGGATGGACCAGTCCACCCCGGCGCAGCAGTGGATTCCCGGCACCGCCCCTGCCTCCCGGACGGCCCGGGCTATTTCCGCCAG
Coding sequences:
- the mraZ gene encoding division/cell wall cluster transcriptional repressor MraZ, giving the protein MFLGEFQHSLDEKGRLIIPARLREGLGPRFIMTKGLDRCLFLYPLSEWKGLEEKLKSLPFVNPEARAFTRLFFAGAAECEFDRQGRVLIPPSLREYAQLEREAAVIGVSARVEIWNATLWQEYTRKAQADFEVLAGKLEAL